GTGGATTTGGCGCTTGCCGACTGGATGATTTTTTTTATGCCATCGGCCGCACGCAGATCGAGCTTGACCTGCATGGTTTAGTTGGCCATTGGTTTTACTGCGCGCAGTCGGCGAATGATCTGTTGGGCCAGATCGCGCTGCATGTCTTCAATCATGAAGTTTTCTGCGCTCGTCATGGCCAGTGCTTCGCTCTCGGACACCGTGATGTCGCGGGTCTGGGTGAGGTCTTGTGGTGAGCTTAATTCCACGGCGAAACCATCGGTCACCCGGTAACTCACCCGCATGCGCAGCTGAATCTCTCGCGGCCGGCCCGCACTACTAAAGGCCACCACGGCGCGATCGACGGTCTGAGACATGATGATTAAAACCGCTTCGGCCTCGACTGGCTTTTGCACAATCTTGACCTTGGGCTGGCCGTAGAGCATCTGACGCACCTCGTTGGCCACACCACTGTCACCCTGAATCACGATGGTCTTAAATGGGATGCCCAGATCAAATCCGCGGATCTTAAAGCCGCAGCCGGTTATCAATACCGCGGCCAGGCCAAGCACGGCCGCAATAATCAGGGCCCGAATCCAGGTGCGACGACGACGCTTGGCGGCCCCTTTGGCCCCCATGTCGTAGTAGTTGGTGAACATGCGCATATAGGCAATCAGACCACAATGTTGACGAGTCTGCCAGCCACCACGATGACTTTTTTGGCAGGCTTGCCTTCAGCAAATTTGGTAAAGGCCTCGGTGGCAAGCGCTGCAGCCTGGATCTGGTCTTGGCTAGCACTTGCCGCAACCACCACGCTGCCACGGACCTTGCCATTGATCTGTAACACCAACTCAATCGAGTCACGTACCAGGGCCGACTCATCAACGGCTGGCCATGCGGTATCGAGCATGTCGCCATGCTGGGCAGCAAAGCCGAGATCTTTCCAGAGTGTCCAGCCGATGTGGGGTACCACAGGGTAGAGCGTGCGCAGCAGAATCGATAGGCCTTCGGTGAGTGCGAGATTCATATCCGCATTCGCGGCATCTTTGGCGGCGTCCTCCAGGGTATTCAACATCTTCATGGTGGCTGACACGACGGTGTTGTACTGGCGGCGCTGCATATCAAAGTCCGCCTGTTTTAAAAGCGTGTGCATGTCGCGGCGCAGTGCCTTGGCCTGATCATTCGTCATTGCCGAGAAGTCTTTGGCGGCAGGCGTGAGCCGGCCTTGTAGGCCAGTGGAGAAGACCCAGAGACGACGCAAGAAACGATAGGCCCCTTCCACGCCAGAGTCCGACCACTCGAGTGTCTGCTCGGGTGGCGAGGCGAACATGGTGAAGAGCCGTGCGGTGTCTGCGCCATAACGATCGATCAGGGCCTGCGGATCAATACCGTTATTTTTCGACTTGGCCATCTTTTCTGTGCCGCCCATGATCACGGGCTGTCCGTCGGCAATCAGTGTGGCGCTAATGGGGCGGCCCTTATCGTCGAACTGCACGCTGACATCGGCAGGGTTAAACCAGCTCTTTCGGCCTGCGCTGTCTTCACGGTAATAGGTTTCATTGAGCACCATGCCCTGGGTGAGCAGGTTGGAAAACGGCTCGTTGAATTTCACAAGGCCGATGTCGCGCATGACCTTGGTCCAAAAGCGCGCATAGAGCAGGTGCAAGACCGCGTGTTCAATGCCACCGATGTATTGGTCCATCGGCATCCAGTAGTCGTTACGTGCATCGACCATGGCATCTTTGGCGTCCGGCGCGCAATAGCGCATGTAATACCAGCTCGAGTCGATGAAGGTGTCCATGGTGTCGGTCTCACGGCGGGCAGGCTTGCCGCAGCAGGGGCAGTCGACCTTCAGGAAACGCTCATCTTTGGTGAGCGGATTGCCACTGCCATCGGGCACCAGATCCTCCGGCAGCACCACGGGAAGATCTTTTTCGGGCACGGGCACTTCGCCGCAGCTATCGCAATGAATGATGGGAATGGGTGTGCCCCAATACCGTTGGCGGCTAATGCCCCAGTCACGCAGACGGAACTGAATGCGCTTTTCACCAAGGCCCATTGCGGCAAGGTCGTCTGCCACAGCCGTCACCGCTGCCTCATGGGCCAGGCCGTCGTATTTGCCAGAGTTGACGCAGACTGTGTTGGTTTTGTCGGCGTACCACTCTTGCCAGACCGACGTATTAAAGGCCTCGGCGGCGATGTCGTCTCGTAGCGAGCCTGCGAGCGGGAGCGACGACTCGCCGACGAGGCCACGTTTACGAGTGATCACCTGATGAATCGGCAATTGATATTTCTTGGCAAATGCAAAGTCACGCTCATCATGGGCCGGCACACCCATCACGGCGCCATCGCCATAGGTCATCAGCACATAGTTGCCCACCCAGACCGGCACGGGCTTTTGCGTTAAGGGGTGGGTCACGGTAAAGCCCGTGGGCATACCCTCTTTTTCACGAGTTGCTAGGTCGGCTTCGGCAACGCCACCGGCCTTGCACTCCTCAATAAATTTGGAGAGTGCCGGATTATTGGCGGCAGCAGCAGTGGCAATCGGGTGTTCCGGTGCAACGGCCACAAAGCTCACGCCCATGATGGTGTCGGCACGTGTGGTGAAGACAAACATCTTGCCGTCTTGAATCAGGTCACCCTTGGCATCTTTGATCTGGTGCGGAAAGGCAAAGCGAACACCGGTGGATTTGCCGATCCAGTTTTCCTGCATGATCTTGACCCGCTCTGGCCAGCCAAGATCCGATAAATCAGAGAGCAATTCATCCGCGTATTTGGTGATGCCCAGGTAGTACATGGGGATCTCACGCTTTTCGACGACTGCGCCGCTGCGCCAGCCACGGCCATCCACCACCTGTTCATTGGCCAACACCGTCTGGTCAATTGGGTCCCAGTTCACGGTGCCGGTCTTCAGATAGGCAATGCCCTTTTCGCGCATCTTCAAAAAGAGCCACTGATTCCACTTGTAGTAATCGGGCGAGCAGGTGGCGACTTCGCGGGACCAATCAATGGCAAGGCCCATCGATTGCATCTGCTTTTTCATATAAGCGATGTTGTCGTAGGTCCACTTGGCCGGAGCGACCTTATTGGCCATGGCGGCGTTTTCTGCGGGCAGGCCAAAGGCGTCCCAGCCCATGGGCATTAAGACGTTGTAGCCCTGCATGCGAAGCGCGCGGGCCATTACGTCGTTGATCGTGTAGTTGCGGACATGGCCCATGTGCAGCTTGCCCGATGGGTAGGGCAGCATGGAGCAGGCGTAGTACTTGCCCTTTGGGAAGCGCGGGTCGTTCTCGCGGGCCCGGTAGGCATCACTCGATTGCCAGGCGGCTTGGGCCTGGGATTCGATGGTCTTGGGCTGGTAATTCTGGTCGGACGGGCCTTGCGGGGATGACATGGGAGGAACCATTTTCTGTAATTTCGGCAATCTCGGGATTTTATCAAGGGGGGTTGGCCAGAGTCCTTAGAATGCAGGCATGGCTGACCTTTTACACCGATTAAATCCAGAACAGCGTGCCGCCGTTACGCTGCCCGCAGAATCCGCACTCATCCTGGCTGGCGCCGGCAGTGGCAAGACCCGGGTCTTGACCACCCGCATTGCCTGGCTGATCTCCAGCGGCCAGGTGAGCCCCCAGGGCATCTTGGCCGTGACCTTTACCAACAAGGCCGCCAAGGAGATGGTGGGCCGGCTTTCGGCCATGCTGGCCGTCAATGTCCGCAATATGTGGATCGGGACCTTTCATGGCCTGTGCAACCGGCTGCTCCGGGCCCATCACCGCGATGCGGGGCTGCCGGCCACCTTTCAGATTCTGGATAGCCAGGACCAGTTATCGGCTGTGAAACGGCTTTTGAAGCTGTTGAATTGGGATGACGAGAAATTCCCGCCCCGGCAGCTTCAGTCGTTTATCAATAGCGCCAAAGAGCAGGGACTGCGTGCCGCTGATATTGATGACAGCGATGGCTACAACAAGAAGTTTATTGAGTTCTATCAGGCCTATGACGAGCAGTGCCAACGCGAAGGCGTGGTGGACTTTGGTGAGCTGCTCTTACGTTCCGTTGAGTTGCTCAAACGCAATACCGCACTTCGCGATCACTATCGCATGCGGTTTCGTCATATTCTGATTGACGAGTTTCAAGACACCAATCCGCTGCAGTATCAGTGGATTAAGCAGTTGGCCGGCGACACAACCTCTGTGTTTGCCGTGGGTGATGATGACCAGTCGATCTACGCGTTTCGTGGGGCCGATGTGGCCAATATGATGAATTTCGAGCGCGAGTTTGGTGTTAAGCACATGATCAAGCTGGAGCAAAACTACCGCTCCTGCGGCCATATTCTGGATGCGGCCAATGCCATGATCCAGAA
The nucleotide sequence above comes from beta proteobacterium MWH-UniP1. Encoded proteins:
- the leuS gene encoding leucine--tRNA ligase, which gives rise to MSSPQGPSDQNYQPKTIESQAQAAWQSSDAYRARENDPRFPKGKYYACSMLPYPSGKLHMGHVRNYTINDVMARALRMQGYNVLMPMGWDAFGLPAENAAMANKVAPAKWTYDNIAYMKKQMQSMGLAIDWSREVATCSPDYYKWNQWLFLKMREKGIAYLKTGTVNWDPIDQTVLANEQVVDGRGWRSGAVVEKREIPMYYLGITKYADELLSDLSDLGWPERVKIMQENWIGKSTGVRFAFPHQIKDAKGDLIQDGKMFVFTTRADTIMGVSFVAVAPEHPIATAAAANNPALSKFIEECKAGGVAEADLATREKEGMPTGFTVTHPLTQKPVPVWVGNYVLMTYGDGAVMGVPAHDERDFAFAKKYQLPIHQVITRKRGLVGESSLPLAGSLRDDIAAEAFNTSVWQEWYADKTNTVCVNSGKYDGLAHEAAVTAVADDLAAMGLGEKRIQFRLRDWGISRQRYWGTPIPIIHCDSCGEVPVPEKDLPVVLPEDLVPDGSGNPLTKDERFLKVDCPCCGKPARRETDTMDTFIDSSWYYMRYCAPDAKDAMVDARNDYWMPMDQYIGGIEHAVLHLLYARFWTKVMRDIGLVKFNEPFSNLLTQGMVLNETYYREDSAGRKSWFNPADVSVQFDDKGRPISATLIADGQPVIMGGTEKMAKSKNNGIDPQALIDRYGADTARLFTMFASPPEQTLEWSDSGVEGAYRFLRRLWVFSTGLQGRLTPAAKDFSAMTNDQAKALRRDMHTLLKQADFDMQRRQYNTVVSATMKMLNTLEDAAKDAANADMNLALTEGLSILLRTLYPVVPHIGWTLWKDLGFAAQHGDMLDTAWPAVDESALVRDSIELVLQINGKVRGSVVVAASASQDQIQAAALATEAFTKFAEGKPAKKVIVVAGRLVNIVV
- the lptE gene encoding LPS assembly lipoprotein LptE; the encoded protein is MRMFTNYYDMGAKGAAKRRRRTWIRALIIAAVLGLAAVLITGCGFKIRGFDLGIPFKTIVIQGDSGVANEVRQMLYGQPKVKIVQKPVEAEAVLIIMSQTVDRAVVAFSSAGRPREIQLRMRVSYRVTDGFAVELSSPQDLTQTRDITVSESEALAMTSAENFMIEDMQRDLAQQIIRRLRAVKPMAN